tttaaattgcatGGATTAATATCCGAGTGCTCCTTTTTTTCAACATCTCTTCACATGGATAACTTCTTTCATGGACTTAAAAAATTGAAGGATACATCTACCTTTATAGAGGAATCCTAATGTTCTCTAGCTTTTGTAGTAAATAATGatactattttttatcaaatataaatgattattttatttttgtgtattatatcaaatagatataaaaatgTCTCATTTTatcgttatttttttaatgaatatgtAATATTTGGTAAagatcttaatatatatatatataattatttgaattaaattttatcattaaatgtatCAAAAATACCAACTAATGCTTTAATAACTaattaacatattaataaaatagtataaatttatataacatatttctttaaaaattaaaatactttttttaattaataatagttttttagtaaatttttcttattatatttttataattaataattttagatattaaatattatttatttctttaatataaataattttgttaaattaattatatgttttttgtgaaatttaatatttattgattaatctaatataattaaaagaggAAGGAAAGAGCTTcaatttgattaattatattttaaataaaaagatgtCTAAAACCTCTTTTTAAAAGAACACGTGGTTCAAATTCAACCTGTTTTAGAAAatagttcaaatttttttaaacagaTTTGTTTACAAACTAATTCAGTATTTTGCAATTTCCAAAGTTagtttaaatgttttattacgAACACCACTACaattaagtaaattaattttaaataaaatattctacaaatttaaaaaaaaatgatctaAATTCAGtggataatttaaattaagaaaaacacttatagaggttttaaacacaaaatatatatataaaaagtggTAAATAAATATCCAAAACAAAGTGTGAGAATTATACACGTGCGACCACAAGCGTGCCGGCCTTGTAGTATAAGAAGACACAACTTTTCTCCTCCCATTTCCCTCTCGTGTCTCGGACACTAAAATCAAAAACCCTAACCTCTCACAACCTTTCACGGCAACGCCACCGATTCCAATCCCCACTTATCGAAGGTGAGTCCTTCTCCGCCAATTGCAGTCCTCACTGCTTCTTTACTCTCACTTCTTTCTATGCGAACTCGAATTTCGATTTCGGTGATCCCCTTGCCGTTTTTGTGTGATGTTCTTttcagaattttaaatttctcgTTCAATTAACTTAACTCTGGTTTTTTGCTTCACTGGGTTTTGTATTGGACACCAGGGCATGCTGaataacataaatgtttatttaattttaacttgtttttgGTTATTTTTCGATTTTGTACGGCAGAAAAAATGAGTAGACGCTCGAGCAGAACTGTCTACGTTGGGAACCTTCCTGGTGACATCCGTGAAAGAGAAGTTGAAGATTTATTTCTGAAGGTGCGTTGATAGTTTTTGCTAGGTCTGCAGTTTGATCTGAAATGTTTTGTTGGCTGTTGGCTGATGGGAGGTGGCTTAGACATCAATAAATAAGGGTTGGGTATGGAAGTGTTGGGGGAATTTTCTAAGATTAACGTTTTTATGTATTTGGGCTTGAAAGTTATTAGCTTGCTAGGATCTATtccttatttttgtttcttccgCTATTTGAggattttgtttggtttattaAGGCTGGGAGTGAATCTCATTTTAGTCCCTGAGATTGTATGCTTTGATTTCGAAGGAGTGAATCTCATTTTAGTCATTGAGGTTGTATGCTTTGATTTTGAGAGCCGTCATTTTGGTCCTTGATGTTGTGTGTCTGGTGCCATTAGCTACTCTTGTGTTGCCAGGTTTCTATGTTCAATTCCCCGTAAAAGCTAATACAATTCACTCCAGACAGATCCATGTCCATCTTTTTTAGTTGGCGAGATAACAGGCTGTTTATAAAGTGAGATTCACTTTTGTCTTTGATTTTAATAACAAATGTAGTGGATAACAACTAAGGTGAATGATTTTTGCCAAGTCAGAATGGCTTACAGTGAGGTTATTGTGAAGTTAAGGGACTATGGTGATCAGGGACTGCAGTGATCAATGTTTAGAATTAAAATGGGTCAAAACTATGTTATAATAATGAATACCAATTGCAAAAAATACTACAATGCAATTTTTCATGGTCCCCTTTGGGACATTGTATATCGGATGTGCTCCTGATGTGACTGttgattttttgttgtttgctCTCTATAATTAATGTTCCGTGGGAATGTTTATTAGTCTCTTTCATAATTGCGGGCTTTCTTGTTGTTTATGCCTAATTAACTTTTTCACTTTGTAGTATGGACACATAACTCACATAGATCTAAAGGTTCCCCCAAGACCCCCTGGTTACGCATTTGTAGAGGTGAGTTTGGAGACACTTAGAGTCtcataaatttcttttcctccCTTTACGCAATATCTTGACTTATGCTGATTATTGCAGTTTGAAGATGCTCAAGACGCTGAGGATGCAATACGTGGACGTGATGGCTATGATTTTGATGGGCACCGGTTACGGGTTGGTTATATCTCAATCATATGCTTCAATATTATGATAACTATAACAAATTAGAAGTGGTGAGAAACAAGATGACTTTGCATACCTCACCAACACTGTAACTTGTATCCTTATAGGTGGAGCCTGCCCATGGTGGACGTGGTCATTCATCCTCAAGAGATCGACACAGCAGTCACAGCAATGGACGGGCTGGACGTGGGGTATCCAGACGCTCTGAATATCGGGGTgtgtatatatttgaaatatttattgcTTTTCATAATTCTCAAATGTGGCTTTTTCAATCCCTCCATCACGGGCAATTTGGGAACGGAAGCCCTGCCTTTGGCACTCCATGGGGTGCAATGGGTATATGGTTGGATTCTTGGCCATCTGCCGCCATCCACCATTGATAACATTGTATCAGATATATTAAGACTCTTGTTACGTTTCTAAATTTTCCACTGAACCTTGTGCAGTTCTAGTCACTGGATTGCCCTCTTCAGCATCCTGGCAGGATCTTAAGGTGAGCTGTTGAAAAGAGTTATTGTTAATCAATCATGTTCTATTGGATTATTTTTCAGGGTGTTTATGAATATTGTCTCAAAACAATGCTTTTTTATAAATGCAGGATCACATGCGCAAGGCAGGAGATGTTTGCTTTTCCCAGGTCTTTCATGATGGAAGGGGTATGTGACACTTGGATGAAGTTTCTGGTTCATAATTGTGCTAAGATGGTTTGGATGTATTGGTATTTAAACagtttttatactatattttattttttttatgcatccGAATATCTTCCTTTTGTCTTGGTTCTATTTACGAGAGTTTGCATTTGAGCCTGCAGGAGTCTGAGAGATTATGTTCTTTGTTACTTTCTGGTTTATATTGTCTGCTGTAGGCTTTGATGtcttaattattatgttatttttcagGTACTACTGGTATTGTGGATTACACAAATTATGATGATATGAAATATGCTGTGAGTTACTTATTTACCATGCCAGACATGAGCTTTCAAAATCGTCATCTCTAATTGATGGTATTTTCTTTCACTACAGATCAAGAAGCTTGATGACTCTGAGTTTCGGAATGCATTTTCCAAGGGTTTTGTTCGAGTATGACATGGATTTGACGTtttgtaagttttatttttttagtgcaTGCTACTTCTgctgattttcctttttcttttacctcCATATAGGTGAGGGAATATGATTCAAGACGGGATTCATCTAGAAGTCCTAGCCGGGGCCCATCTCATTCTAGAGGAAGAAGCTATAGCCGAAGCCGTAGTTACAGTCGGGACCGGAGCCAAAGGTCtgtacaatatttattttaaataaaaaatattctatattttaattcattgttAACCTGTTGATACTTGTTCTGTATGCAGCAAATCTCCAAAGGGTAAATCATCACAGCGTTCACCACCTGCTAAATCTCCATCAAGATCTCCTGCTGCCCGGTCTCGTTCAAGATCAAAGTCTCGTTCGTTGTCAGGGTATGAAATGTTTTGAAAGTGCAGATTTTTGGACGAATACTAATTGTCTGGCTACTTTTATTtccaagtattattttattcataaattatttgGTATCTCGATGGAAGGGCAGTATGGTTGGCCGACTTAATGACTTTACTGACGTGTTTAGAGTTTCATAGCCTCTCCACCAATGTGAAGAGATGAAAATACCAGAAGAGGCATTTTAATGACTGCACACTGCTAACttagggatttttttttttggaatttttgaTAATGATTGGAATAGGAATAAATAGAGATCATTtggaatttattaaattaaattcacgTGCACGATATGGCAAATTTCTTgcatgaataaaattaatttcattttgatttgTCCTTGTGAAGTCAGTTGTTTCAGTCTGTTGTTTGTTTTCTTCGGAATAAAAAACTGGGACTTGTTTCTTTTAACACCTTTCATTAAAATTGAAAGTCATAGAGAATCttcttgtaaataaattatttattatttcttctcTATGAAATtcagatttaatatttttatttttctgacaCAAAACTGTTGTCCCCTTCACATTCCCTCCCTCAGTCAATTTTCCCCTATCTTGCTTTGTCCGGAACTTGGTGAAACTTGCCTCAATGTCAGAGTGTTCTCAGTTTCCTTTTTGCTTTTGTAAAGATTCCTTTGTTTTCTTAACTCTTAGATATGGAAACATGCAGCATACTGGAAATTGGAAATTAGGATCTTGGTGGGATTTGGTTCAATTGTCTGCAACTCATTTTGTTGTGGAGGTATGCTATTTTTTAGAATGGGCGACTTTGGATACCTTCACAGTTCATCTGTTCTAATA
This sequence is a window from Vigna angularis cultivar LongXiaoDou No.4 chromosome 2, ASM1680809v1, whole genome shotgun sequence. Protein-coding genes within it:
- the LOC108329125 gene encoding serine/arginine-rich-splicing factor SR34: MSRRSSRTVYVGNLPGDIREREVEDLFLKYGHITHIDLKVPPRPPGYAFVEFEDAQDAEDAIRGRDGYDFDGHRLRVEPAHGGRGHSSSRDRHSSHSNGRAGRGVSRRSEYRVLVTGLPSSASWQDLKDHMRKAGDVCFSQVFHDGRGTTGIVDYTNYDDMKYAIKKLDDSEFRNAFSKGFVRVREYDSRRDSSRSPSRGPSHSRGRSYSRSRSYSRDRSQSKSPKGKSSQRSPPAKSPSRSPAARSRSRSKSRSLSGSRSRSRSPLPSRNKSPKRRSASRSPSRSRSRSKSLSR